In one window of Vanessa atalanta chromosome 10, ilVanAtal1.2, whole genome shotgun sequence DNA:
- the LOC125067053 gene encoding phospholipase A1 member A-like, with the protein MNQAIALKHVAKYNIASLKKETFLNEKSAGIQAKIHRGGTDGVSRGGEAAAALGERYSGQVVPGRATGAAAGSYWRQAAGVSGSAHGAARPRLGARRHATYPTPNNSALFDVIAQSEQPNLNFFENLYAKMSGACRAIVDLQFNSMNSQNGILKTMKIIYIDKTEKRTFSIDKAFQTLTQPDVFDITKQTKIIIHGFRDSSQSSVTQDIAEGYNEKNIFNVLLVDAEEMMNQRYILSVHNARLIGKRLANLLGNLENFGASADDFHLIGVSLGAHIAGWAGKYFHKYKSHLIGRITGLDPAGPCFSFAYPDQRLDKMDAKYVDVMHSNMLMQGVIEPLGHADFYINGGGPQQPGCVMPSCSHLRAAQVYAESIRTPKSFVGIRCQSWQKFEANKCKDSDYAVLGYGSSTSTRGLYYLRTSAGSPFGLGMNGTKYITPKDNNNWLMDLSYT; encoded by the exons atgaatcaaGCAATAGCACTGAAGCATGTAGCCAAATATAACATTGCAagcttaaaaaaagaaacatttctaAATGAGAAATCAGCAGGAATACAAGCAAAAATACAT CGCGGTGGCACGGACGGCGTGTCGCGAGGCGGCGAGGCTGCGGCGGCACTGGGAGAGCGGTACTCGGGACAGGTCGTACCGGGACGTGCGACTGGCGCGGCGGCAGGCAGCTACTGGAGGCAGGCGGCAGGCGTCAGCGGCAGCGCGCACGGCGCAGCCCGCCCACGGCTGGGTGCCCGCCGTCACGCCACTTACCCCACACCGAATAATTCTGCAC TGTTTGATGTGATCGCACAAAGTGAGCAGCCGAACCTAAATTTCTTTGAGAACTTGTATGCAAAAATGTCCGGTGCAT GTCGCGCTATTGTGGACTTACAATTTAATTCCATGAATAGTCAAAATGGAATATTGAAGAccatgaaaataatttacatcgATAAAACAGAAAAACGGACTTTCTCTATAGATAAAGCATTTCAGACTCTAACTCAACCTGATGTGTTTGATATAACTAAACAAACAAAGATCATAATTCATGGATTTAGGGACAGTTCACAGTCCTCAGTCACACAGGATATAGCTGAgggttataatgaaaaaaatattttcaatgtgcTTCTCGTCGATGCTGAAGAAATGATGAATCAGAGATATATATTGTCCGTGCATAATGCCCGTCTAATAGGAAAGAGATTAGCTAATTTATTAGGTAATTTGGAAAATTTTGGAGCCAGTGCTGATGATTTTCATCTCATCGGTGTAAGTTTGGGAGCACATATAGCAGGATGGGCGGGGAAatactttcataaatataaatcacacTTAATTGGACGTATAACTGGATTAGATCCTGCAGGTCCTTGTTTCTCTTTCGCGTATCCTGACCAGAGGCTAGACAAAATGGACGCCAAATATGTAGACGTGATGCATTCGAATATGTTAATGCAGGGAGTGATCGAACCTCTTGGTCACGCCGATTTCTATATAAATGGAGGTGGACCTCAACAACCGGGATGTGTCATGCCTTCTTGCAGTCATCTTAGGGCAGCTCAGGTGTATGCAGAAAGTATACGAACTCCGAAATCATTTGTAGGTATTCGATGTCAAAGTTGGCAAAAATTTGAagcaaataaatgtaaagatagCGATTATGCCGTTCTGGGATACGGTTCCTCAACCTCGACACGCGGTCTTTATTACCTGCGGACGTCGGCTGGATCACCTTTCGGCCTTGGTATGAATGGCACGAAATATATCACGCCGAAAGACAATAATAATTGGTTAATGGATTTAAGTTACACTTGA